The Thermoproteales archaeon genome segment GAGATTAATATGCATAGTACGCTGACCAGGACGAGCTTAAACAATCTGTCGATTTCTTTCTCTAATCCATCTATTTCTCTTTCTAATCTGTTAATCTCTCTTTCTATTTTAGCTTCTAAAGCCTTTCTCAATTCCGTGATATCTTGTTTTGTAGCCATGTCTTTAATATCTTGCTTAGTTGCCACATCTCTCAGCACTGCATTGATGATCGCGAGTCTAATATCCGGCTCTACTACGAGTAGTTCTGCCATTCTCTTTCTAGCCTTAACATCTTCTTCGAATAGTTTAACAATGTCATCAGCGGTAATACTCATCATGTAAAAATTGAACAATACAATATAAAAACTGAGCGATAATGATGATGTTATCCATGTCTGGGTAATTTAAAATTTGATATGGCTTGTTTTCTTGGTAAGGCTTATAATTCTATCAACTTCTTCTTTTGATAGAGTATTGGCATAGTTTTTGCCGAGTATTCTGGCTACTAGCCCGGAAAACGACCTTTCATCATATGATGCCATATTTTCTATCCCGTAATTTTCTAGGATATAGACTAAAGAAGCATCTGTAAAACTTAGCTTTCTATCCGAGTATTTTTCCAAGATTTCTAATACTCTGCTGTAACCTTCTTCGTCTAGAAATAATATTTTTATTCCGCTTTTTTCCAAAGCTTCAAGAAACGCTATAGCGGTAGCATATCCTATCCTATACCGGAGCAATGTATATGTCTCGGACACGACAAGGCATACAGTATATGGGCGTCCATATCTTCCTTCAAGTATGTGAGTTAGCAAACATATAGAATCAATATGATGAACATCTCGTTTATTATAGAACGCATAGAATACGCTGGTATCTACGAGGATGCTCAATAACTTCCACCATATAATATCTCATCAATTTTCTCCGAATCATATTCTCCAGCTTCGCCAGCCAATTTTAAAGTCTTCAAGAATGCTATGGGATCGCCGCTAAATTTCTCAAGTTCTCTACTTGAGACTTTAATCAGTAACGATATTAGCTCAGACATGCTCCTAGCTCCTACCTTTTTCTTCATTTTCTTCAACTCTTTGTAAACTTCCTCGCTTACCCTAATAACGCTCATCAATGTATATATGTAACATGTTACATATATACATT includes the following:
- a CDS encoding PIN domain-containing protein — encoded protein: MSILVDTSVFYAFYNKRDVHHIDSICLLTHILEGRYGRPYTVCLVVSETYTLLRYRIGYATAIAFLEALEKSGIKILFLDEEGYSRVLEILEKYSDRKLSFTDASLVYILENYGIENMASYDERSFSGLVARILGKNYANTLSKEEVDRIISLTKKTSHIKF